A section of the Citrus sinensis cultivar Valencia sweet orange chromosome 8, DVS_A1.0, whole genome shotgun sequence genome encodes:
- the LOC102612508 gene encoding uncharacterized protein LOC102612508 yields MELKPGLSAFVTGGASGIGRALSLALAGKGVFVTVVDLSEEKGKEVAALVEQENAKFYSNLGFPSATFIRCDVANTRDTAAAFEKHVATYGGLDICINSAGISNPIPFHEDQTDGTRSWRFTLDVNLVAVIDCTQKAIGIMQAAKKPGVIINMGSSAGLYPFYTDPIYSASKGGVVLFTRSLTPYKSKGIRINVLCPEFVETELALKAGSKLIDLMGGFVPMDTVVKGAFELITDESKAGSCLWITNRRGMEYWPTSEEEAKYSVRSSGSMKRFSSQVPSNLNVRAPESFEKL; encoded by the exons ATGGAGCTCAAACCGGGCTTATCAGCTTTTGTCACCGGCGGTGCATCTGGAATTG GTAGAGCTTTGAGCTTAGCTCTTGCAGGGAAGGGAGTATTTGTGACAGTTGTTGATCTCTCTGAAGAAAAGGGAAAGGAAGTTGCAGCGCTTGTTGAACAAGAGAATGCTAAGTTTTATTCAAACTTAGGATTTCCATCTGCTACGTTTATAAGATGTGATGTGGCTAACACAA GGGATACAGCTGCTGCTTTTGAGAAGCACGTAGCTACATATGGAGGATTGGATATATGTATCAACAGTGCTGGCATAAGTAATCCCATTCCATTCCACGAGGATCAAACTGATGGCACACGTTCATGGAGATTCACTCTTGATGTGAACTTGGTTGCAGTTATTGATTGCACTCAGAAAGCG ATTGGAATTATGCAAGCTGCAAAAAAGCCTGGAGTGATTATAAATATGGGATCTTCTGCAGGACTTTATCCATTTTACACAGATCCAATCTACTCTGCTTCCAAAG gtggtgttgttttatttactagaTCACTTACTCCCTACAAAAGCAAGGGAATTCGCATCAATGTGCTTTGCCCTGAG TTTGTTGAAACTGAGTTGGCCTTAAAGGCGGGCTCCAAATTAATTGATCTGATGGGGGGCTTTGTACCTATGGATACGGTAGTGAAAG GTGCTTTTGAGCTTATTACTGACGAAAGCAAAGCTGGATCATGCTTATGGATTACAAATCGCAGAGGCATGGAGTATTGGCCCACCtctgaagaagaagcaaaatacTCGGTGCGTTCTTCAGGTTCCATGAAAAGATTCTCATCTCAGGTTCCGTCGAATCTGAATGTCCGAGCTCCTGAAAGTTTTGAGAAATTGTGA